Proteins encoded by one window of Oligoflexus sp.:
- the rsmB gene encoding 16S rRNA (cytosine(967)-C(5))-methyltransferase RsmB: MSLSLAREIAYDAFVAVMEHRKKPEKILAEMYAQHESKLKRLDRNFIKEILYGSLRWNSKLYWILQNTSKRDLEKSSPEIRAALVCGTYQIYYMDRVPDRAAVNESVEYIRKKGQHNACTFVNGILRQIARRAEYFAKPDKVAKPREYLALQFAHPQWLVDRWYKRFRFERMEQMLSANNQPPPVTVRINALKTPVENAAILQDNLLREEKMKSDRRPLRSALHLDHSPDTGMESLFGRGFYTIQDEASQLIGYLVAPKEGEVLADACAGPGGKLSHVYELGAEKIRLLAVEKDKDQYNRARDTMHRLGHEKVEWIHEDFLTWKPEAKLDKILLDAPCSGLGVLRRHPEGKWQKKAEIVAPLAEQQWKMIQHALELLKPGGELIYSVCSFESEETEEHLQRLVDQFSDKMEVVSPVSRLPDYYKKYVTRENLFAVYAGNQDDMDGFGAFIIRKK; this comes from the coding sequence TTGAGCCTATCCCTTGCCCGTGAAATCGCCTATGACGCCTTTGTCGCCGTCATGGAGCACCGCAAAAAGCCGGAAAAAATTCTGGCCGAGATGTATGCGCAGCATGAAAGCAAACTGAAGCGCCTCGATCGCAACTTCATCAAAGAAATCCTCTACGGCAGTCTGCGCTGGAATTCCAAGCTCTACTGGATTCTTCAGAATACCTCCAAGCGCGACCTGGAAAAATCGAGCCCCGAGATTCGTGCGGCCCTCGTCTGCGGCACCTATCAGATCTATTACATGGACCGCGTGCCCGATCGCGCCGCCGTCAATGAAAGCGTTGAATACATCCGCAAGAAAGGTCAGCACAACGCCTGTACCTTTGTGAACGGCATTTTGCGGCAGATCGCCCGCCGCGCCGAATATTTCGCCAAGCCGGATAAAGTCGCCAAGCCGCGTGAGTACCTCGCTCTGCAGTTTGCCCATCCGCAGTGGCTCGTCGATCGCTGGTACAAGCGTTTCCGTTTTGAACGCATGGAGCAGATGCTGTCGGCCAACAATCAGCCGCCGCCTGTGACGGTTCGCATCAATGCCTTGAAAACCCCGGTCGAAAATGCAGCCATTCTTCAGGACAATCTTCTGCGTGAAGAAAAAATGAAGAGCGACCGCCGCCCCCTTCGTTCCGCCCTGCACCTCGATCATTCGCCGGATACCGGGATGGAGAGCCTCTTCGGACGTGGCTTTTACACGATCCAGGATGAAGCCTCGCAGCTGATCGGTTACCTCGTGGCCCCGAAAGAGGGCGAGGTCCTGGCCGATGCCTGTGCAGGACCCGGCGGGAAACTCTCCCATGTCTATGAACTCGGGGCGGAAAAAATTCGCCTGCTCGCTGTGGAAAAGGATAAGGATCAATACAACCGCGCGCGCGACACCATGCATCGCCTGGGTCATGAGAAGGTCGAGTGGATCCATGAAGATTTCCTGACTTGGAAACCCGAGGCAAAACTCGACAAAATCCTTCTGGATGCGCCCTGTTCCGGCCTCGGCGTCCTGCGTCGCCACCCCGAAGGCAAGTGGCAGAAGAAGGCCGAGATCGTCGCGCCCCTGGCCGAGCAGCAGTGGAAGATGATCCAGCATGCCCTGGAGCTTTTGAAGCCAGGGGGTGAACTGATCTATTCCGTGTGTTCGTTTGAAAGCGAAGAGACAGAGGAGCATCTGCAGAGACTCGTGGACCAGTTCAGTGATAAGATGGAGGTTGTGTCCCCTGTCTCACGTTTGCCGGATTACTACAAGAAATATGTGACGCGTGAGAACCTCTTTGCGGTTTACGCGGGTAATCAGGACGATATGGACGGGTTCGGGGCTTTCATCATCCGCAAAAAATAA
- a CDS encoding phospholipase D-like domain-containing protein, protein MRLLLPACIALAALTQSGFSATEESIYAPQAPVPVPGFALKNTANFDELRHNVLELIGSSKRRIWLITDYLTDGDVVSALFLAKYRKVDVKVFLGRPKQNQYLSRLSYLKQQNIPVFTRPEHGFVAPTLVFVDQKLYTINRDLNSLARIGQAQIAQASPADVKNFVSWFRDALEYPEAAVVRPEIQVGRSRNRPADSRRASPAPQDTPVSRYDGEEDGSYNYDRSSLSRRAPEGVPTQLPKVPVWKKNADIRQKNPPILPLAPNPPVPAETGAQPGPTAPTPVDAARPDNPAPTGQPPEEQP, encoded by the coding sequence ATGCGTCTTCTGCTGCCAGCTTGCATCGCCCTCGCTGCTCTAACACAGTCGGGCTTTTCTGCTACCGAAGAATCAATCTATGCACCACAAGCCCCGGTACCTGTTCCGGGGTTTGCCCTCAAAAATACTGCAAACTTTGATGAATTACGTCATAATGTTTTGGAGCTGATAGGTTCCAGCAAAAGACGCATCTGGTTGATCACGGACTATCTTACCGATGGTGATGTGGTTTCCGCGCTGTTTTTGGCAAAATACCGAAAGGTTGACGTCAAAGTGTTTTTAGGCCGCCCCAAACAGAATCAATATCTCTCGCGCCTCAGTTATCTGAAGCAGCAGAATATTCCTGTTTTCACGCGTCCCGAGCATGGCTTCGTCGCGCCGACCCTGGTGTTTGTGGATCAGAAGCTTTACACGATCAATCGTGACCTCAACTCGCTCGCCCGCATCGGACAAGCGCAGATCGCGCAAGCCTCGCCCGCTGATGTGAAAAATTTCGTCAGCTGGTTCCGCGATGCCCTGGAATATCCAGAAGCCGCCGTCGTACGTCCCGAGATTCAGGTCGGTCGTTCTCGGAATCGTCCTGCGGATAGCCGTCGTGCTTCGCCTGCTCCTCAGGATACTCCGGTTTCCCGCTACGACGGCGAGGAAGATGGATCGTATAATTATGATCGTTCGTCTCTTTCCAGGCGTGCTCCGGAAGGTGTTCCGACACAACTTCCCAAGGTTCCTGTTTGGAAAAAGAACGCCGATATTCGGCAGAAGAATCCGCCGATACTTCCCCTTGCACCGAATCCGCCTGTCCCTGCGGAGACTGGCGCCCAGCCTGGACCGACAGCCCCGACTCCGGTTGATGCTGCTCGTCCGGATAATCCCGCACCGACAGGCCAACCCCCGGAGGAGCAGCCGTAA